A region of Panicum virgatum strain AP13 chromosome 8N, P.virgatum_v5, whole genome shotgun sequence DNA encodes the following proteins:
- the LOC120685993 gene encoding 12-oxophytodienoate reductase 1-like — MVHQQAAKEAIPLLTPYKMGPFELSHRVVLAPMARFRSYGDVPQPHAAVYYAQRATSGGLLISEATVVSATAQGFKNCPGIWTREQVEAWKPIVDAVHRKGALFFCQIVHAGRVSTNDFQPDGQAPISSTDKPISPNTETGMVYSKPRRLRADEIPGVVDEFRRAARNAMEAGFDGVEIHGAHGYLLEQFMKDSANDRNDEYGGSVENRCRFVVEVVDAVVREIGAHCVGIRLSPFIDFNGCVDSDPVALGDHMVRQLNRYDGFLYCHMVEPRLAYSGRSFFVDGRRQIPHGLLPFRKVFKGTFIAAGAYDREEGNKVVAEGYTDLVAYGRLFLANPDLPRRFELGAPLNKYDRSTFYTQDPVVGYTDYPFLDENHDDSAARA; from the exons ATGGTGCACCAGCAGGCGGCCAAGGAGGCGATCCCGCTGCTGACGCCGTACAAGATGGGCCCGTTCGAGCTCTCCCACAGGGTGGTGCTCGCGCCGATGGCGCGGTTCCGCTCCTACGGCGACGTGCCGCAGCCGCACGCCGCCGTGTACTACGCGCAGCGCGCCACCAGCGGCGGCCTCCTCATCTCGGAGGCCACTGTGGTGTCCGCCACCGCGCAGGGGTTCAAGAATTGCCCCGGCATCTGGACGCGGGAGCAGGTGGAGGCGTGGAAGCCCATCGTCGACGCCGTCCACCGCAAGGGCGCGCTCTTCTTCTGCCAGATTGTGCACGCCGGCAGGGTCTCCACCAACG ATTTTCAGCCGGATGGACAGGCGCCAATCTCGAGTACAGACAAGCCGATCTCCCCGAACACCGAGACCGGCATGGTGTACTCCAAGCCACGGCGGCTCCGAGCGGACGAGATCCCCGGGGTCGTGGATGAATTCAGGCGCGCGGCGCGCAACGCCATGGAGGCGGGGTTCGACGGCGTGGAGATCCATGGCGCGCACGGTTACCTCCTGGAGCAGTTCATGAAGGACAGCGCCAACGACCGCAACGACGAGTATGGCGGCAGCGTCGAGAACCGGTGCCGCTTCGTGGTGGAGGTCGTCGACGCCGTCGTCCGTGAGATAGGCGCGCACTGCGTCGGCATCAggttgtcgccgttcatcgacTTCAACGGCTGCGTGGACTCCGACCCGGTGGCACTCGGCGACCACATGGTGCGGCAGCTCAACAGGTACGACGGCTTCCTTTACTGCCACATGGTGGAGCCCCGGCTGGCCTACAGCGGCAGGTCATTCTTCGTCGACGGTCGTAGGCAAATCCCGCATGGGCTGTTGCCGTTCCGCAAGGTCTTCAAAGGCACGttcatcgccgccggcgcttaCGACAGGGAGGAAGGCAACAAGGTAGTGGCGGAAGGCTACACCGATCTTGTCGCATACGGGAGGCTCTTCTTGGCCAACCCGGACCTGCCAAGGAGGTTTGAGCTTGGCGCGCCATTGAACAAGTATGACCGCTCCACTTTCTACACGCAGGACCCTGTCGTTGGCTACACGGATTACCCTTTCCTTGATGAAAACCATGATGACTCAGCTGCTCGTGCATGA